One Synergistaceae bacterium genomic window, TTGAGACGCTACAGGAAACCATGGGAGACGCGGCCTATCGACAGGAAATGCTGTGTGACTTCACCGCCAGCGCCAACGATATCCTGATCACCATCGACCTCATCGCCAAATCCCTAGCCAAGCATTATTTGCCCGGGGATATCGAAGGAGCGGAGGTTGTATTGGGTGTGGACGTGGCGCGTTTTGGAGACGACGACACCGTGGCCATGCTCAGAAAGGGATTGGTCGCCTTCAAGCCCTGGAGATGGCACGGCCTGAACAACGTTGAAGCTGCCGACCAAATAGGGCAAATCATTCTGGAATATACCCCTCACGCCGTGTTTGTGGACGCGGGGCGAGGAGAAGGAGTCATCGATATCCTTCGAAAACGAGGCTTCACCGTCATGGAGATCCCGTTCGGTAGCCGCGCCATCGATCACGCGAGATACGCAAACAGAGTCACTGAGATGTACGACAAGATCAAGAAGTGGCTCATGGAAAATGGCAGTATACCCGACGATCCCGCACTGAAAGGAGAACTCACCGCGCGGACGTACAACTTCGACACCCGCGGGCGCATGATATTGGAACCGAAAGACAAGTACAAAGAACGTATGGGAGACAGCCCCGACGCGGCCGACGCTCTAGCCCTTACCTTCGCCGCGCCGATCCTGGGCCCGGCGGCTAGAAATGGAATGAACGGGGCAATGGGAGGAGTCGAGATTATCAGGAATAGAAGCGCATCCAGAAACAGAGGCAGGTGATGAAATATGTGCACAAGCGTAAGTGTACCCAAGGTAGAAACCCCCGCATTGCCTCCGACCATGCAATCCGTAGAACCGGAAGCAAATAAGGCGGCCTCCCGTGCCGCAGAGATACGAAGACGGCGACAAGCCCTAGCCCGATCGGACGCGCACAAAGGAGGAGCGATGCAGGCAGCGCCTAAACCAGAAATGAACAACATGCTAGGCGGAGGAACGACGGTGTAGCGATACCCACCATGTGTTTGTCTCTACACCAGGGAGGCTGGGAGAGTGGACGAAAGAATTTTAAAGAAGGCAGTAGAAAAGCGCTTCCTCAACATGATGTGCGAACGCAACAAACAAGAACCGCGATGGCGAGAGCAGGCATTGCAATTCGCTCCCAACCGCGGGCGCTTCAGCATCACGGACGAGGAAAAGCGCGACGAAATTAGAAAAAACAGCATTCCGCGAAGCATTGCGGACGAGTTCGCCGCCGGATTGGGAAGCGGGGTAATGAGCGCGTCCATCGCGTGGTTCACACTGACGGTGTTTGAGCCTCAACTGGGCGAAAGCGAGGCCGTGAAAGCCTACCTCTCGGACGCTACGGAGGAAATGCTGGCGGTCATGATCCGCAGCAATTTGTACGACGAAGCCTTTTCGACGTTCAAGGAAGTTGGGATTTTTGGCACAGGGTGTCTCCTCGTCGAGGAAGACGACGAAGAAGTGTTCAGATGTCGGGCCTATACCGTCGGCCAATACGCCATCGAGCATGATCGAATGAAAAAGGTGAATCGGTTCTGTCATACCCTGAAGTACACGCTCGAAGAACTGGCCATCGAGTTCGGCGAGGAAAAACTACCCATGGAGATGCGCCGAAAGCTCCATATGGCAGAGACATTCGAGCATATATCGAACGAAAGTTATGAGGTTCATCACCTGATCGAGGAAAATACTGAATACGTGCCCGACGCGGAGGGACAAAGGGAAATGAGATACCGCTCCCTCTACTGGTTACCAGGGACCCGCGAACCGGAGTTTCTGAGAATCACGGGATACCATGAGTTTCCCGTGATGGTCCCCAGATGGAGACTTGTGGGTGAAGATCTGTATGGCTCGGAAAACCCTGGAGCTTTGGCACTGGACGACGCGAAAACCATTCAGGATATTGAGACGGACGAACGAACGGCGATTGAGCTTAAAGTATCACCCGCGCTTTTATTACCCAATACGCTGGCAAATGGTAGTATCGACATGCGAGCCGGCGGAGTGACGTTTTACACTCCCGGTCCAGACGGTGCCCCGGTGATCACCCCTTTGTTCCAGGTAAACTTCGATCACAAGGCCGCCGCAGAGAAGATCGAGGCATTGAGAATCTGTCTGGAAAAAGCGTTCTATATTGATTTATTTCGAATG contains:
- a CDS encoding terminase family protein → MKTLDILMPYHPRNAWKTKIHRELREHRFAVLVAHRRFGKTVGALNHMLMRAIENKLQMPRYAYIAPYRAQAKSIAWNYMKQYTAPLAEYRKINESELKIELLSNYPHLPGAVLCIHGADNPDSIRGMYWDGVILDEYAQMKRELWEEVILPALSDRRGWALFIGTPKGQNAFYEIYELARRTKGWYVGMYRADETGIFTAEDLETLQETMGDAAYRQEMLCDFTASANDILITIDLIAKSLAKHYLPGDIEGAEVVLGVDVARFGDDDTVAMLRKGLVAFKPWRWHGLNNVEAADQIGQIILEYTPHAVFVDAGRGEGVIDILRKRGFTVMEIPFGSRAIDHARYANRVTEMYDKIKKWLMENGSIPDDPALKGELTARTYNFDTRGRMILEPKDKYKERMGDSPDAADALALTFAAPILGPAARNGMNGAMGGVEIIRNRSASRNRGR
- a CDS encoding head-tail connector protein, with amino-acid sequence MDERILKKAVEKRFLNMMCERNKQEPRWREQALQFAPNRGRFSITDEEKRDEIRKNSIPRSIADEFAAGLGSGVMSASIAWFTLTVFEPQLGESEAVKAYLSDATEEMLAVMIRSNLYDEAFSTFKEVGIFGTGCLLVEEDDEEVFRCRAYTVGQYAIEHDRMKKVNRFCHTLKYTLEELAIEFGEEKLPMEMRRKLHMAETFEHISNESYEVHHLIEENTEYVPDAEGQREMRYRSLYWLPGTREPEFLRITGYHEFPVMVPRWRLVGEDLYGSENPGALALDDAKTIQDIETDERTAIELKVSPALLLPNTLANGSIDMRAGGVTFYTPGPDGAPVITPLFQVNFDHKAAAEKIEALRICLEKAFYIDLFRMWSADLRQGRTATEIQAREEEKVYALEPILTRLMYDFLDPLVLRIYAIMERRKLLPEPPEELDDQPYRIEYTSVLAKTQKRTSQLGLDTLLGVGQRIAELQMTVGERPSILDNFDFDTILGLVSDMHGVPAGAILGKDKVNALRVKKQEAEQQQQAAQTEAAAVQEAPQLAKTAKDLGQTPMNGGQTNALDVLQGMAAGALPN